The DNA sequence AAGCCGGTGGGCGCTGCCGGCGGGAACGGCCATCGCGCTGGCGCTGGAACCGGTGTGGAAGACCCTGTTCCTGGGCCAGATCAACTTGATACTGATGGCGTTCGTGGTGCTGGACGTCCTGGTGCTGTCGGCGCGCGGCAGTGCTGATGGGCCCTCGCCGGGAAAGCGTGCCTCGGGCCGCCGCTGGGCGGGCGTCCTGATCGGCGTGGCGGCGGCGATCAAGCTGACCCCGCTGATCTTCGTGCCGCACCTGTTCTTCACGGGCCGGTGGAAGGACGGGCTGCGGGCCCTGGGCACGTTCGTGGCGCTCGAAGCGGTGATGTTCGCGGTCATCCCGGTCGACGCGGCGCGGTTCTGGCGGGATTCGGCGACCGACCCGAGCCGGGTCGGGTCGGTGCACTGGATCTTCAACCAGTCGCTCAACGGGCTGGTGAACCGGGCCTCGGCGCTGGCTCCCTGGTCGCTGGCGGTGGCGGTCGGGGTGGCGGCGGTGCTGGCCGTTCCCGCGGTGTGGCTGGTCGTGCGGCTGCACCGGCGCGGCGAGGACGCGGCCGCGCTGCTCGTGACGGCGTTCTACGGGCTGCTGCTGTCGCCGGTGTCGTGGTCGCACCACTGGGTCTGGTGCGTGCCGTTGCTCACGCTGCTGGTGGTCAAGGCGCGGTGGTGGGCCGCGGCGGCGGTGGCGGCGCTGTTCCTCTCGCAGATCGTGATGCTGGTGCCCAACGGCGGCGACCGGGAATTCGGCTGGGGCCTCGGCTGGTCGCTCCTGGGCAACGTCTACGTCCTCGCGGCGGCGGCCGGGATCCTCGGGCTGGCGGTGCGTGAGCTTCGCCTGGTCCGGCGGTCGACCCGCCTCGTGACCGTTTAGGCTGATCGGCGCTATGGACAAACACACCGGTCTGCCCGTCGTGGGCATGGTGGGCGGCGGCCAGCTGGCCCGGATGACCCATCAGGCGGCGATCTCCCTCGGCCAGTCCCTGCGCGTGCTCGCGGCGGGGGAGAACGAAGCCGCGGGTCTCGTCGCGGGCGACGTCACCCTGGGGCACCACACCGACCTCGACGCGCTGCGGAAGTTCGCGGCCTCGGTGGACGTGCTCACGTTCGACCACGAGCACGTGCCGGGCGAGCACCTGCTGACGCTGGCGATGGAGGGCTACGTCATCCGGCCGGCGCCGTCGGCGCTGGGCTTCGCGCAGAACAAGCTGGTGATGCGCGAGATGATGGCGGGCCTCGGCGTGCCGGGCCCGGCCTTCGCCGAGGTGTCCACTGTGGACGACGTGGTGGCGTTCGGCGGCGAGCACGGCTGGCCGGTCGTGCTCAAGGCGTCCAGCGGCGGTTACGACGGCCGCGGCGTCTGGATGCTGGACACCGCGCAGCACGCCCGCGAGACGGTGCCGGAGCTGCTCGAAGCGGGCACGGCGCTGCTGGTCGAGGAGAAGGTGGCGATGCGGCGGGAGCTGTCCGCGCTCGTCGCCCGCTCGCCCTTCGGCCAGGGCGCGGCGTACCCGGTGGTCGAGACCGTCCAGGAGGGCGGCATCAACACCGAGGTGCTGGCGCCGGCGCCGGGGCTGTCCGAATCGCGGGTGCACGAGGCGCAGGACCTGGCGCTGCGGGTGGCGTCGACGCTGGACGTCACGGGCCTGCTGGCGGTCGAGCTGTTCGAGACGGACACCGGGCTGCTGGTGAACGAGCTCGCGATGCGCCCGCACAACTCCGGCCACTGGACCATGGACGGTTCGCGCACGTCGCAGTTCGAGCAGCACCTGCGCGCGGTCCTCGACTACCCGCTGGGCCGCACCGACCTGGTCGCGCCGGCGTGCGTGATGGCGAACGTGCTGGGTGCCGCGGAGCTGCCCGAAATGGGGCCGGACGAGCGGCTGCACCACCTGTTCGCCCGGTACCCGGAGGTCCGGGTGCACCTGTACGGCAAGCAGGAGCGCCCGGGGCGCAAGCTCGGGCACGTCAACTTCACCGGCGAGCGCATGGACGACCTGCGCAACCGCGCGCTGCTGTCGGCGCACTGGCTGTCCCACGCCGTCTGGCTCGACGGCTACGAGATCCACTGACGGGAGTGACGGGTATGGCGCCGCAGGTGGGCGTGATCATGGGCAGCGACTCGGACTGGCCGACCCTGGAGGCGGCCGGTGCGGCGCTGGACGAGTTCGGCGTCGAGTACGAGGTCGGCGTCTACTCGGCGCACCGGACCCCCCAGCGCATGCTGGACTACGCGACCTCGGCGGTGGCCCGCGGCATCCGGGTGATCATCGCGGGCGCGGGCGGCGCGGCCCACCTCCCGGGCATG is a window from the Amycolatopsis sp. cg9 genome containing:
- a CDS encoding 5-(carboxyamino)imidazole ribonucleotide synthase codes for the protein MDKHTGLPVVGMVGGGQLARMTHQAAISLGQSLRVLAAGENEAAGLVAGDVTLGHHTDLDALRKFAASVDVLTFDHEHVPGEHLLTLAMEGYVIRPAPSALGFAQNKLVMREMMAGLGVPGPAFAEVSTVDDVVAFGGEHGWPVVLKASSGGYDGRGVWMLDTAQHARETVPELLEAGTALLVEEKVAMRRELSALVARSPFGQGAAYPVVETVQEGGINTEVLAPAPGLSESRVHEAQDLALRVASTLDVTGLLAVELFETDTGLLVNELAMRPHNSGHWTMDGSRTSQFEQHLRAVLDYPLGRTDLVAPACVMANVLGAAELPEMGPDERLHHLFARYPEVRVHLYGKQERPGRKLGHVNFTGERMDDLRNRALLSAHWLSHAVWLDGYEIH
- a CDS encoding glycosyltransferase 87 family protein; the encoded protein is MSTSKPASEARTGRVLAGVLALAVLALGVVGWLAGWHLGADSAVYRAGALTLLHGDPLYTRDVLTALPDWVRLPFTYTPAAAPLFLPLALVPSGLVWGVIAFLSVVGLMVVITVVSSSPGGPSLLGRSRWALPAGTAIALALEPVWKTLFLGQINLILMAFVVLDVLVLSARGSADGPSPGKRASGRRWAGVLIGVAAAIKLTPLIFVPHLFFTGRWKDGLRALGTFVALEAVMFAVIPVDAARFWRDSATDPSRVGSVHWIFNQSLNGLVNRASALAPWSLAVAVGVAAVLAVPAVWLVVRLHRRGEDAAALLVTAFYGLLLSPVSWSHHWVWCVPLLTLLVVKARWWAAAAVAALFLSQIVMLVPNGGDREFGWGLGWSLLGNVYVLAAAAGILGLAVRELRLVRRSTRLVTV